Below is a genomic region from Desulfovibrio intestinalis.
TTTGCCGATTTTCATCTTTTGCCGGATTTCAGTGGTGGCGGTCATGCCATCCATAACCGGCATATACACGTCCATAAGAACGGCGTCATAAGAATTTTCAAGCGCCATGTGCACGGCTTCCCGGCCATTTTGGGCCAGATCGCATTCAATGTGAAGATGGCGCAGCATGGCCTTGGCGATTTCCTGATTGATCTCGTTGTCTTCCACCAGAAGTATCTTGAGATCTTCTGTATTCTCCAGCGGGGGGACGCCGTGTGAATCGTCCTCGGCTTCGCTGTATACATTTCGGGCTGGCATGCAGGGGATGCGCAGGTGGAAGCACGAACCGGAACCGAGTTCGCTTTCGCACCAAAGGCTGCCCTGCATGAGTTCCGCAATGCGCTTGCAGATGGTCAGTCCAAGGCCTGTGCCGCCGAAGCGGCGGCTGATGCTGGAGCTGGCCTGAGTATATGGGTCGAAAAGATGTTGCTGGTATTCGCGGCTGATGCCCATGCCCGTATCTGAAATGATAAAATGCAGGCTGTCTTCTGACTTGTGTTGTTCTCTGATAATTTGCAGGCCTACATTGCCCCTTGCCGTGAACTTGACCGCGTTGCTCAGAAGATTGAGCAACACCTGTTTCAGGCGCAAGCCATCGCCCCACAGTTTGAGAGGCACGTCATCCGCCAGTTCACATTTGTACTGAAGTCCCTTTTGTTCCAGGGGAAAGCGAATGGATGTGTATACAAAATCAAGAACTTCTTCGACCATAAAGTTGACGTTTTCCAACACCATCTTGTTGGCTTCAATTTTGGAGAGGTCGAGGATGTCGTTAATGATTGCAAGCAGATTTGTGGAGGATGAGCGTATTTTGTGCAGGTATTCTTTAATATCCCCGTCAGGTGCGCTTTGCAGCGCCAGATGTGTGAGGCCGATGATGCCGTTGAGCGGGGTGCGTATTTCGTGGCTCATGTGAGCCAGGAATTCGCTTTTTGCCTGCGAGGCAATGACTGCAGACTGTTTTTCGTGCCGCGTGCGCAAAATATCTGTAACGTCGGTGGCGATAGACAGGCGCACGGGTTTGTCGTCATCCCACTTGATGACTTTGTCCACAACCGTATAGGTGCGCTTGGACATCTCGTTCTGGTAGGTCCATTGATATGGCTCGCCCGTTTCCTGAATAATGGAATTTGTGCAGTAGGGACAGGGGTGTTCGCGCCCCATGAGTTTTTTGTAGCAGATGTCGTGTTGTAGATCTTCAGGATCGGGAAAGGTTTCTTTTACGCTTT
It encodes:
- a CDS encoding ATP-binding protein encodes the protein MSAPFKASDGPYANPLILALEISSSALLHDRKEPFLQASLASIGETLHCGQVTLIEYINDTWFEPFAWTSARQSSACSLPPPTLDDLAPVLEAFTRRASLCISDVEHLPEGPQKKSLQARQIKSAFCIPILHEGQLYGGLCLTRQTQAREWTPEETSICHLLGNILAMVLTHFRLYGRLRRKHRQLRDILDAFSNPVCIIDMETNKILFSNKSVKETFPDPEDLQHDICYKKLMGREHPCPYCTNSIIQETGEPYQWTYQNEMSKRTYTVVDKVIKWDDDKPVRLSIATDVTDILRTRHEKQSAVIASQAKSEFLAHMSHEIRTPLNGIIGLTHLALQSAPDGDIKEYLHKIRSSSTNLLAIINDILDLSKIEANKMVLENVNFMVEEVLDFVYTSIRFPLEQKGLQYKCELADDVPLKLWGDGLRLKQVLLNLLSNAVKFTARGNVGLQIIREQHKSEDSLHFIISDTGMGISREYQQHLFDPYTQASSSISRRFGGTGLGLTICKRIAELMQGSLWCESELGSGSCFHLRIPCMPARNVYSEAEDDSHGVPPLENTEDLKILLVEDNEINQEIAKAMLRHLHIECDLAQNGREAVHMALENSYDAVLMDVYMPVMDGMTATTEIRQKMKIGKKPLPIIAMTAVTLPETVDEIMRSGMSDHISKPVSLAALRKKLSHWLNRS